The Mesoterricola silvestris sequence GAGGGCCCCGTGCTGGCCCAGACCCGCCGACCCATCACCCTGACGGACACCGCGGATTCCCTCCTGGAGGCCCTGGCCCAGGACGCCGCGGCCCTGCTCCTGGAACACCTGCCCGCCCTGGAGGCGGGCAGGGCCGAGCCCCGGCCCCAGGACGGCGCCGGCGCCACCGTGGCCTCCAAGCTGCACAAGGGCATGGCCCCGCTGGATCCGGCGCGGCCCGCCCTGGACCTGCACCGCCAGGTGCGGGGGCTCCACCCCTGGCCCGGGGCCGAGCTGCCCTTCCGGGACACCACCCTCAAGGTGTGCGCCGTGGGCGGCCTGCGGCCCGACGGGGCCCCCCCGGGCACCCTGGCCTGGGGCCGGGAGGGCGCCTGGCTCACGGCCGGGGACGGCCGCGCCCTGGAACTGACCCTCCTGCAGCGCCCGGGCAAGCCCGTGCAGCCCGCGGCCCAGGCCCTGCAGCCCTGGGGCGCCGCGGGGTCGGAACCTACACGCCGAAGGGCTTGATGGCCTCGTCGAAACGAGCGGCCAGCGTGTGGTCCTTCTCGGTGACGTGCCCGGCGTCGTGGGTGGTGAGGACGATGCGCACGTAGCCCCACCCGAAGGCGATGTCCGGATGGTGGTTCAGGGCCTCGGCCGGGGCCACCAGGCGGCTCACGATGTTGAACGAGGTCATGAAATCGGGGGTGCGGATCTCCCGCACGAGGGTGTTGTCCTTCTCGGTCCAGGTCATGGGTCCTCCGGTTGGAATCCAGGTGAGGCGGCGGGGGTGAGAAGTTCCTCGACCTCCTGGGCCAGGAGCCAGTCCCCGGGGAAGGCGGCCAGGGCGGCGCGGATCTCCCGGAGGCGCCCGGGGGGGGCCTCCCCGCGGTCGCGCAGGGCCCGCACCTCGGCGTACAGGGCGGCCAGGTCCGGCGGCAGGGAGGCGGCCTTTCGCTGCCGGGCCAGTTGCTCGGCCTCCCCCGGCGGACCGACGCCGAAGTGCCGGTCCCAGGTTTCGGGATCGGCCGGACCGCCGGCCACGCTGGGCAGCTTTCCGGCCAGGAAGAGGAGGGCCCGGGAGGGCAGGTCCAGGGCCCCCCCCGGGGAGTGGCCCTTGAGGTCGATGGTTTCAAAGTTCCCGGTGCGGAACCCGGACAGGCCCACCCCCCCGGGCAGCTCCAGGGTGAAGGGCCCCCGCTCCGGCAGCCCGCCGGCGCCGAAGGCCACCAGGGCCTGCCCCATCCAGGGCTCCCCCTGGGCCTTCCCGGCCCGGGACACCAGCACCGGTCCGTCCAGCCCCACGATCCCCGCCACCCGGCGCGCCACCCGCCCCGTGATCTCCAGCCCCGTGTCCAGGACCAGGTGATTGACGGTGCCCGCGCGCAGGGCCTCCCGCAGCCCGTGGAGGCCGCCCCGCTTCCAGCTGAGGGTGGCCTCGAAGGCGTCCAGCACCTCGAAGAGGTGGTCGAAGTCCCGGGCGACGTAGAGCTGGGGCTGCATGGAGGTGATGTCGAAGTCCCGGTCCACGCAGTCCAGGGAAAGGGGGAGCTTCCCCACGGCGGGGGTGAGGCAGTGGGACGCCTCCCCCAGGGAGCTGAGGAGACCGGCCCCGTAGATGCGCGGGTCGTCCAGGCTCCCCACGAGGCCGTACTCCGCCGTCCACCAGTAGAGGCGGCTGGCCCGGACGCTTTCGCTGGGGTAGGTCCGGCTGGCCTGGGCCGCGGCGAGGCGGGCCTGGGCCAGCCTTTCGTCCTCCGGGGTGCTGGCGGGGTCCTCCTTCACGACGCTCAGGTGGCGCACGGCCTCGTACACCGCCTGGTCCTCCCGGCTGGCGATGGCCTTGAAGCCGGCCACTCCGCAGCGCTTCACGTACTCCGCATAGCGCGGGTCCGCGAGGATGGGGGCGTGGCCCGCGCTTTCGTGGACGATGTCGGGGGCGGGGGTGTAGTCGATGTGATCCGCGGAGCGGATGTCCGCGGCGATGGCCAGCACCCCCAGGGACTGCATCTCCGTGAACACCGCCGGCGGGATGAAGCCCCGCACCGCCACGGCCCGCCACCCGATCCGCGCGAGGCGCGCGTCCATCTCCTCCAGGCTGGGGATCCGCTCCACGCCGATGCCCGCGGCGGCGAGGCCCTCCAGGTAGCTGGGGTGGGCGCGGTCCTTCAGGTGGGCCGTGAGCCGCCGGAGGATGTGCCGCCACACGGCCTGGTCCCGGGGGGTGTAGCCGCCGTAGTCCTGGGACACGGCGTAGCGGGCCAGGTGGGGGGGCAGGATGGTTTCGGGAGCGGGCATCGCGGCCTCGGGACCCTCCCAAGATAGAGTCTCAGGATCGAAACCGTGCCGGTTTTTTTCAGTGCATCATCCGGGCCACGTCCCGGTAGTCGGGATCCTGCGCGGACACGGCGCGGAATTCCTCCAGCGCCTCGTCCCGGCGGCCCTGCTCGAGCAGCAGCACGCCCAGGTCGTAGTGCAGGCCCACGGCGTCCTCGGGCGGGAAGCCCGGGGCCTCGATGCCCTGGCGCAGCCAGGTCATGGCGGCGTCGGGGTTGTTCTGGGCCTGTTCGCAGATGGCGAGCATGGAGCAGCATTCCAGGGTGCGCTCGGGGTCGCGCATGGCCTTCTTGAACTCCTCGATGGCGGGGTCCAGGAGGAGCATCTCCTTGTATGCGATGCCCAGGTTGTAGTGGGTGTCGTAGTCGTCGCCCTTGACCTGCTGCTCCACGCCCTCCCGGAAGGCGTTGAAGAGCTCGTCCACGCTCTGGATCTTCTCCACCACGTTGGTGGCGTCGTGCATCTCCTCGCCTTCGCCGGTCTCCAGCAGGGCGTCGCCGAGCACGTCGGAAAGGTCGAAGAAGGAGTGCTCGAAATCGGCCTCGGAAAGCACCTGGGGGCTGGCCTTCTTGCCCAGGCGCTGCAGGGCGGTCTCGGCCTGGTCCAGGCGCCGGAGGAGCTCGGGATGCCTGGGGTTGGCCTCCAGGGCGCTCTCGATCTCGAGCTTGGCCTCCTCGGGGCTGCCGTAGTCCAGCTGGAAGTCGATGTCGGCGAGGGCCGATGCCAGTTCGGGGCCCACTTCCGCGGAGGCCTCGGCGGGCTGGTCCGTGGGGAACGGCAGGGGTTCCAGCTCCAGGGGGGGGAGCTCCTCGGCGCCGGCGGCGGTGATCTCGGACCACTCGTACTCGGGCTGGCTGGGGTAGGCTCCGGTGGTGGCGGCCACGGGCTGGGGCGGCGCTTCCAGCACCTCCCAGGCGGGGATGTCGAAGCCCTCCATGAACGGCTCGGGGGGAACCGGCAGCTCCAGGGCCTCCATGGGCTGGACGGGTTCGGGGACCGTGGGCACCCCGGAGCGGTCCAGGTCCAGGGCGATGGCGGGGAGCTCCTGGATGGGCTCCAGCTCCAGCGGCAGCACCGGCAGTTCCTCCACCGGGGCCGGCAGGGCGATGGGCGTGGGCGGTGCGGCGGGCCGGGGCTGGGCTTCCAGGAGCCCCAGGTTGCGCCGGTAGAGGCGCGTGGATCCGGGAAAGATGGCCTCGGCCAGGTCCAGAAGCTCGGTGGCGAGGGGCTTGTGGCCCAGTTCCGCGAGCTTTTCCGCGTGCTTGACGTAGTGCATCTGGACCTTGCTCAGGACGCCCGTGCCCCGGTGGATCTCGGCGATGCGCACGATGGCGTTGTAGTTGGCCGGGTCCAGGTCGAGGATCCGGTTGTAGGTCTCCTGGGCCCGGTCCATGAACCGGTTCTTGAGGGCATGCTCGGCGTCCCGCTCCAGCTGCTGGATCTGCATGCGCCGGGCCACGTCGATGTCCGAATGCTCCACGGGGATCTCGGCGCCGGGGCCGAAGGTCGCGGTGGGCGCGGCGGGGGAGGCCATGACCGCGGGCGCCTCGTCCAGGTCCTTGATGCCCATGCCGGCCAGCTGCTCACGGAGCTGGCCCGCCACCTCCTGGTCGTCCTTGGACAGGGCGAAGGCGTGGGCCCGGCGCAGGTGCTCCACCTGCTCGACGCGGTTCCCGGACTGGTGGGCGATGTCGGCGAGCTGGATCCAGGCCTCTGCGTTGAGGGCGCCGTGGAGGCCCCCCCGCAGCGCCTTGGCGGCGGCCTCGCCCAGGCCGCGCCGGCCGAATTCGCGACCGATGGGCTTGAAGAGCTTCAGGGCCTCGGCGACGTTGCCGTTGCGCACCATTTCCCGCAGGGCGCGCTCGGCCAGGACCAGGGACTTCTCCGGGAGCTGGGGCACCTCGCAAAGGGCCTCCAGGGCCCGGTCCGGGGCCTTGGACTGCAGCTCCACCTCCGCCAGGGCGTCCAGGAGCTCCGCGGACCGGGGATTGGCCGCGAGGCCTTCCCGCAGGTGGGCCGCGGCGCCGGGGAGGTCCTTCTGGATGACCGAAAGCCGGGACTGGGTGAGGAACACCTGGGGCGTGGACACCATGGTCTTGGCCCGCTCCAGGATCTGCCCGGCCTCCACGTGCATCTGCTCCAGGGCCAGGGCCTCGGCCACCTCCAGGTAGATGGCGGCGGCCTTCTCCCGCATGCCCTCCTTGTTGTAGAGGTCGGCCAGCTTCACCTTGTTCTTCAGGTTCTTGGGATCCAGGTCCACGACCTTGGCGAATTCCTCCAGGGCGCGCTTGAGCAGGCCCTTCTTGGTGAAGGATTCGGCCACCTCGATGTGGATCTGGATGGCGTCCTTGATCATGTTGGTCTGGCGGTAGAGCTCGGCCAGGCGCTCGCAGATGTCCAGGTCCTCGGGCTGGGTCCGATGGGCCTTCTTGAAGACGGCGCTGGCCTTGGCGTTGAAGCCCCCCCGCTCGAACCCCATGCCGGCCCGCTTGAACATCTCGATGGCCTCGGAGACCTTGCCGGCCTGGAGGTAGGCGTCCCCGACCCGGTTCAGGAGGTTGAAGTCGTCGGGCTTGTCGTCGATGAGCTTCAGGAACTCGTCGATGGCGCGATCGAGCCGGCCCTGGCCCATGAAGGTCTCGGCCTGCTTCTGGATCTTGGCTCGGTCTATGGCCATGGAGCGCCTCGGGGGTTCGAACCGGGGCGGGGCCCCGGGTGGCTCAAGGATGGATCAACCGTTGAGGTTCCGCACCGTGAAAGCGTGGGGAAGGAGATCGGCGAGGCTGTGGAGGGTGCGGTGGTGGCGGTTCACCAGCAGGATGGGGAGGTCGTCCGCGAATTCCGCCAGCACCTGCCGGCAGGCCCCGCAGGGCGGCGTGAGGGTGGGGGCCTCGGTGACCACCACCAGGGCCGACAGTTCCCCGGGCTTCATGCCCTGGGCCACCGCGGCGCAGATGGCGGTGCGCTCCGCGCACAGGGAGGAGGGGTAGGCCGCGTTCTCCACGTTGCACCCGGCCACGATCCCGCCCCCGGCCCGCAGGAGCGCGGCGCCCACGTGGAACTTCGAATAGGGGGCATGGGCGTGTTCCCAGCCCTGCCATGCCGCTTCCACAAGGGCGTCCCACGCGTGGGACTGGGGATCGTTGAAGTACATGTCCACCTCGATACGGATATTCAATTCATCCTAGTCAATTTCCGGCCCCCTGCACAGGCCTCCGGCCCGGGCCCGGGCCAGGGCCCGCCAGCAGCGGGTGTAGCCCTCCAGCTCCACCCGGCCGTCCCGGCCCAGCAGGTCCAGGAAGACCTGGCGCCTCTGCAGCCGGGCCTGGAGGATGCTGCCGGAGAGCACCTCCAGCTCCCGTTCGAAGGGGCCGCCGGCCTCCCAGGCCCCCAAATCCAGCCGGAGCCGCACCCCGGCGGATTCCTCGTCCTCGAAGGTGCGCACCCAGGGGGTCCCGCGCTGGGCGGTGCGCTTCCAGTGCACGCGGCTCAGGGGGTCCCAGTCCCGGAAGGGCCTGGCCCCGTCGGGGCTGGCGGAGCCCGGCCGGGTCCGGGGCCGGCTCCGGTCCCCTTCCGCGTCCTGGCGCGGGGGGAGGGAGCGGGGGTGGGGAAGGACCAGCACCCGCTGCTCCAGGGGGAAACGCCAGGCCTTCTCCAGGAACCCGAAGGGAAAGGCCGTGCGGAACTCCACGGAGCGAAGCCCCGCCCAGCCCCGGCGCCCGGGCTTCACGTGGAGGGTCGCCACGCCCTCCCCCCGCCCTTCCCCCCCCGCCAGGAACCCCGGTTCCACCTGGGCGTCCTCCATCTCCAGGTGGATCTCCACCCCCCGCATGCGGGCGGGGGCGTCGTCGCGGAACCGCACCCGGATTCCCCCCCGCACCCGGGCGAAGATGTTGCCCTCCTCCACCCCCCGCAGGTGGAGCCCCTGGATCGCCCGCCGGCTCACCCAGCCCGAGGCCAGGAACAGCCCCAGCATGAGCGAGAAGACCAGGTACAAAAGGTTGTTGCCCGTGTTCACGGCGGCGGCGCCCATGGCGAGCATGGCGAGAAGGTACTGTACCCCCAGCCGGGTCACCGACAGCCGCAGCCGCTTGTCCCGCCACAGGTCCATTCAGGTCTTTCCCCGCGTGCCGCGCTTTGCCATTACCATGAACTCAGCCCTCACAATCCAAGAATGACGCCAGGACCTCATCCCATGCTGAAAAAACTTTTCCGCTCGAAGTCCCTGGAATCCCTCCAGGCCCAGGCCGACGAACCCAAGCACCAGCTCAAGAAGAACCTCAGCACCTTCGACCTGACCATGTTCGGCATCGGCGCCATCATCGGCGCGGGCATCTTCTCCAGCATCGGCACCGCCGCCGCGGGGAACCTGGCCGATGGGCGCTGGCCCGCGGGCCCCGCCCTGGTGATCAGCATCCTCCTGGTGGCCGTGGGCTGCGGGTTCACGGCCCTGGCCTACGCGGAACTGGCGTCCATGATCCCGGTCTCGGGTTCGGCCTACACGTACGCCTTCGCCACCATGGGCGAGCTCATGGCCTGGATCATCGGCTGGGACCTCCTGCTGGAGTACGCCGTCAGCAACGTGGCCGTGGCCATCTCCTGGGGGGACTACGCCCGCAGCTTCCTGGCCAACGTCATGCACATCCGCATCCCGGGCTGGCTCGCCATGGATCCCCGGAGCGCCCTGGCCCTGGTGCCCGGGACGCCCCCGGCCACGGTGGCCCGCAAGCTCGAGGTGCTGGCCCAGGCCCGGGCGGGGCACCTGGACGGGGCCTCCTTCTTCGCCAACTGGGACGTGCTCCGCGACGCGCCCCTGGTCCACGGCTTCCCCTTCACCATGAACCTCCTGGCGGTGGTCATCACGGTGGTCATCACCTACCTGGTCTACCTTGGAATCAAGGAGAGCGCCCGCGCCAACGCGGTCATGGTGGTGGTCAAGGTGGCCATCCTCCTGGCGGTGGTGGCCATCGGCTTCCGCTTCGTGAACCCGGGGAACTGGCACCCCTTCGCCCCCCACGGGTTCAAGGGCATCCAGGCCGGGGCGGCCATCATCTTCTTCGCCTTCATCGGCTTCGACGCGGTGAGCACCACGGCCGAGGAATGCCGGGACCCGGGCCGCAGCCTGCCCCGGGGCATCCTGTTCTCCCTGGGCATCTGCACCGCCATCTACGCCCTGGTGGCCCTGGTGGTCACGGGGATGCTGAAGTACACCCAGCTGGCCGGCAAGGCCGACCCCCTGGCCTACATCTTCACCCATAACAACATGAACGCCGTCGCCGGGGTCATCTCCTTCGGGGCGGTCATCGCCACCACGGCGGCGCTCCTGGTGTACCAGGTGGGCCAGCCCCGCATCTTCATGGCCATGAGCCGGGACGGGCTCCTGGGGCCCTGGTTCGGGAAGGTCAGCGCCAGCCACCGCACGCCGGCCAACGCCACCTTCCTCACCGGGCTCCTGGTGGCGGTGCCCGCGGCCCTGCTCAACATCGACGAGGTCGTGGAGCTCACCAACATCGGCACCCTCTTCGCCTTCTCCGTGGTGTGCGGGGCCGTCATGATCCTGCGCCTGCGCCGGCCCGAGGCCCCCAGGCGCTTCCGGATGCCCTGGATCTTCGTGCTGGCCCCGGCCGGGATCCTGGCCTGCATCTGGATCGCCCGGGGCCTGCCCGCGGTCACCTGGATCCGGTTCGTGGTGTGGCTCGCCATCGGCCTGGTGATCTATTTTGCCTATGGCCAGCGCAACAGCGTGCTGCAAACTGGAACCGAGGAACCCTAGTCATGTTCACCGGTCTCGTACGCCACCTTGGAACCCTGGAAGCCCGCCAGCCCCGCGCCGGGGGGGCCCGCCTCGTCATCGCCGCCCCCCCCGAACTCCTGGAAAGGGCCGAGGAGGGCGCCAGCATCTGCACCAACGGCGCCTGCCTCACGGCGGTGGGCCGGGACCCGCGCACCTGGCAGGCGGATCTCTCCGAGGAGACCCTCCTGAAGACCACCCTGGGGCGCCTGGCCCCCGGCGAAAGCCTGCACCTGGAGCCCAGCCTGCGCGTGGGGGACCCCCTGGACGGGCACCTGGTCTCGGGCCACGTGGACGGCGTGGGCCGGCTCCTGGAACGCACCGGCGGGGAGGGCCTGTGGCGCTTCTCCATGCCCCCCGCCCTGGCCCCCATGACCGCCCCCAAGGGTTCCATCGCGGTGGACGGCCTTTCCCTCACGGTGGTGGACTGCGGCACGGACTGGTTCACGGTGGCCCTGATCCCGGAGACGGTGCGGCGCACCCGCCTGGAGAAGATGGCAGCGGGGGCCGAGGTCAACCTCGAGGCCGACCCCGTGGGCCGCTTCGTGGCGCGGGCCCTGGCCACGCGGGAGACCGACGGCAAGCTCCAGCGCTTCGCCCAGGGCGGGTGGGGGTAGGGTCCATGAAGGAGCTCCCTCCCATCCGGCGCCTGGCGCAGTCCCTGTGGCTGCTCACCGTCGTGGCCGTGGCCGGGGCGGTGGGATTCCGGGTCCTGGACAACGCGCGATGGCTGGACGGGTTCTACTACGCCGTGACCACCCTGGTGGGCTTCCGGGATTCCCACCCCGCCAGTCCCGCCCTCAAGGTCTTCACCATGGCCTACATCATCACCGGCATCGTGGTGGTGGGCATGGCCTTTTCCAATCTCCTGGCCCTCCTGCTGGAGGGGGACCTCAAGGGCTACTTCCTGGAGCGACGCATGCAGAAACGCCTCAACGCCCTCAAGGACCACATCATCGTGTGCGGGTTCGGCAAGACGGGCTTCCAGGCCGCCTGGGAGCTCAAGCAGGTGGGGGTGCCCTTCGTCCTCATCGAGAAGGACGAGAGCAAGAGCCACAACGCCCGGTTCGAGGGCGAGC is a genomic window containing:
- a CDS encoding methionyl-tRNA formyltransferase, with the translated sequence MRVAFLGTPSAAVPVLRALAGSREVAAVFCNPDRPQGRGRHLEAPPVKHAALDLGLAVHQPLSWKDPATREAWEALGIDLAVVVAYGHILPRWMLDGCRLGAWNLHFSLLPRWRGAAPVNHALLAGDAETGVGLMRISPGLDEGPVLAQTRRPITLTDTADSLLEALAQDAAALLLEHLPALEAGRAEPRPQDGAGATVASKLHKGMAPLDPARPALDLHRQVRGLHPWPGAELPFRDTTLKVCAVGGLRPDGAPPGTLAWGREGAWLTAGDGRALELTLLQRPGKPVQPAAQALQPWGAAGSEPTRRRA
- a CDS encoding 4a-hydroxytetrahydrobiopterin dehydratase, with the translated sequence MTWTEKDNTLVREIRTPDFMTSFNIVSRLVAPAEALNHHPDIAFGWGYVRIVLTTHDAGHVTEKDHTLAARFDEAIKPFGV
- a CDS encoding aromatic amino acid hydroxylase, with translation MPAPETILPPHLARYAVSQDYGGYTPRDQAVWRHILRRLTAHLKDRAHPSYLEGLAAAGIGVERIPSLEEMDARLARIGWRAVAVRGFIPPAVFTEMQSLGVLAIAADIRSADHIDYTPAPDIVHESAGHAPILADPRYAEYVKRCGVAGFKAIASREDQAVYEAVRHLSVVKEDPASTPEDERLAQARLAAAQASRTYPSESVRASRLYWWTAEYGLVGSLDDPRIYGAGLLSSLGEASHCLTPAVGKLPLSLDCVDRDFDITSMQPQLYVARDFDHLFEVLDAFEATLSWKRGGLHGLREALRAGTVNHLVLDTGLEITGRVARRVAGIVGLDGPVLVSRAGKAQGEPWMGQALVAFGAGGLPERGPFTLELPGGVGLSGFRTGNFETIDLKGHSPGGALDLPSRALLFLAGKLPSVAGGPADPETWDRHFGVGPPGEAEQLARQRKAASLPPDLAALYAEVRALRDRGEAPPGRLREIRAALAAFPGDWLLAQEVEELLTPAASPGFQPEDP
- a CDS encoding tetratricopeptide repeat protein: MAIDRAKIQKQAETFMGQGRLDRAIDEFLKLIDDKPDDFNLLNRVGDAYLQAGKVSEAIEMFKRAGMGFERGGFNAKASAVFKKAHRTQPEDLDICERLAELYRQTNMIKDAIQIHIEVAESFTKKGLLKRALEEFAKVVDLDPKNLKNKVKLADLYNKEGMREKAAAIYLEVAEALALEQMHVEAGQILERAKTMVSTPQVFLTQSRLSVIQKDLPGAAAHLREGLAANPRSAELLDALAEVELQSKAPDRALEALCEVPQLPEKSLVLAERALREMVRNGNVAEALKLFKPIGREFGRRGLGEAAAKALRGGLHGALNAEAWIQLADIAHQSGNRVEQVEHLRRAHAFALSKDDQEVAGQLREQLAGMGIKDLDEAPAVMASPAAPTATFGPGAEIPVEHSDIDVARRMQIQQLERDAEHALKNRFMDRAQETYNRILDLDPANYNAIVRIAEIHRGTGVLSKVQMHYVKHAEKLAELGHKPLATELLDLAEAIFPGSTRLYRRNLGLLEAQPRPAAPPTPIALPAPVEELPVLPLELEPIQELPAIALDLDRSGVPTVPEPVQPMEALELPVPPEPFMEGFDIPAWEVLEAPPQPVAATTGAYPSQPEYEWSEITAAGAEELPPLELEPLPFPTDQPAEASAEVGPELASALADIDFQLDYGSPEEAKLEIESALEANPRHPELLRRLDQAETALQRLGKKASPQVLSEADFEHSFFDLSDVLGDALLETGEGEEMHDATNVVEKIQSVDELFNAFREGVEQQVKGDDYDTHYNLGIAYKEMLLLDPAIEEFKKAMRDPERTLECCSMLAICEQAQNNPDAAMTWLRQGIEAPGFPPEDAVGLHYDLGVLLLEQGRRDEALEEFRAVSAQDPDYRDVARMMH
- a CDS encoding cytidine deaminase; its protein translation is MNIRIEVDMYFNDPQSHAWDALVEAAWQGWEHAHAPYSKFHVGAALLRAGGGIVAGCNVENAAYPSSLCAERTAICAAVAQGMKPGELSALVVVTEAPTLTPPCGACRQVLAEFADDLPILLVNRHHRTLHSLADLLPHAFTVRNLNG
- a CDS encoding DUF58 domain-containing protein, with amino-acid sequence MDLWRDKRLRLSVTRLGVQYLLAMLAMGAAAVNTGNNLLYLVFSLMLGLFLASGWVSRRAIQGLHLRGVEEGNIFARVRGGIRVRFRDDAPARMRGVEIHLEMEDAQVEPGFLAGGEGRGEGVATLHVKPGRRGWAGLRSVEFRTAFPFGFLEKAWRFPLEQRVLVLPHPRSLPPRQDAEGDRSRPRTRPGSASPDGARPFRDWDPLSRVHWKRTAQRGTPWVRTFEDEESAGVRLRLDLGAWEAGGPFERELEVLSGSILQARLQRRQVFLDLLGRDGRVELEGYTRCWRALARARAGGLCRGPEID
- a CDS encoding amino acid permease; its protein translation is MLKKLFRSKSLESLQAQADEPKHQLKKNLSTFDLTMFGIGAIIGAGIFSSIGTAAAGNLADGRWPAGPALVISILLVAVGCGFTALAYAELASMIPVSGSAYTYAFATMGELMAWIIGWDLLLEYAVSNVAVAISWGDYARSFLANVMHIRIPGWLAMDPRSALALVPGTPPATVARKLEVLAQARAGHLDGASFFANWDVLRDAPLVHGFPFTMNLLAVVITVVITYLVYLGIKESARANAVMVVVKVAILLAVVAIGFRFVNPGNWHPFAPHGFKGIQAGAAIIFFAFIGFDAVSTTAEECRDPGRSLPRGILFSLGICTAIYALVALVVTGMLKYTQLAGKADPLAYIFTHNNMNAVAGVISFGAVIATTAALLVYQVGQPRIFMAMSRDGLLGPWFGKVSASHRTPANATFLTGLLVAVPAALLNIDEVVELTNIGTLFAFSVVCGAVMILRLRRPEAPRRFRMPWIFVLAPAGILACIWIARGLPAVTWIRFVVWLAIGLVIYFAYGQRNSVLQTGTEEP
- a CDS encoding riboflavin synthase — its product is MFTGLVRHLGTLEARQPRAGGARLVIAAPPELLERAEEGASICTNGACLTAVGRDPRTWQADLSEETLLKTTLGRLAPGESLHLEPSLRVGDPLDGHLVSGHVDGVGRLLERTGGEGLWRFSMPPALAPMTAPKGSIAVDGLSLTVVDCGTDWFTVALIPETVRRTRLEKMAAGAEVNLEADPVGRFVARALATRETDGKLQRFAQGGWG